One genomic region from Streptomyces sp. NBC_01304 encodes:
- a CDS encoding RecQ family ATP-dependent DNA helicase, whose translation MEHTSNAELRTAADTVLARLVGDPSGRARLREDQWRAIEALVADKRRALVVQRTGWGKSAVYFVATALLRERGSGPTVIVSPLLALMRNQVEAAARAGISARTINSSNTEEWDQIQDEVAAGTVDVLLVSPERLNNPDFRDNVLPKLSAATGLLVVDEAHCISDWGHDFRPDYRRLRTMLTDLPAGVPVLATTATANARVTADVAEQLGTGGGEALVLRGPLDRESLSLSVLQLPDAAQRLAWLADHLGDLPGSGIIYTLTVAAAEEITTFLRHRGHTVASYTGKTENAERMQAEEDLLANKVKALVATSALGMGFDKPDLGFVVHLGSPSSPIAYYQQVGRAGRGVEHAEVLLLPGREDAAIWEYFASLAFPSEELVRRTLDVLAHAQRPLSLPALEPLVELRRSRLETMLKVLDVDGAVKRVKGGWIATGQPWTYDTERYAWVARQRETEQQAMREYAATTGCRMEFLQRQLDDEGASPCGRCDNCKGARFTVEVSAGSLDAARDDLGRAGVEVEPRKMWPTGLPTIGVDLKGRIPQGEQALPGRALGRLSDIGWGNRLRPMLAPQTPDGPVPDDVVKAVVEVLADWAKGPGGWASGDPEALARPAGVVTMASRTRPQLIGTLGTRIAEIGRMPLLGSLAYAATEDGEILPHRSNSAQRLRALHGALVVPQDVAEAVRAAQGPVLLVDDLSETGWTVAVAARLLRKAGAEGVLPLVLAVQG comes from the coding sequence ATGGAGCACACGAGCAACGCGGAGCTGCGCACAGCGGCCGACACCGTCCTGGCCCGCCTCGTCGGGGACCCGAGCGGCCGAGCCCGGCTGCGCGAGGACCAGTGGCGGGCGATCGAGGCGCTGGTCGCCGACAAGCGCCGCGCCCTGGTCGTGCAGCGCACGGGGTGGGGCAAGTCCGCGGTGTACTTCGTCGCCACCGCCCTGCTCCGCGAGCGCGGCAGCGGCCCCACCGTGATCGTGTCGCCCCTGCTCGCCCTCATGCGCAACCAGGTGGAGGCGGCTGCCCGGGCCGGCATCAGCGCCCGCACGATCAACTCGTCCAACACCGAGGAGTGGGACCAGATCCAGGACGAGGTCGCCGCCGGCACGGTCGACGTCCTGCTCGTCAGCCCGGAGCGGCTCAACAACCCGGACTTCCGGGACAACGTGCTGCCGAAGCTCTCCGCGGCCACCGGCCTCCTGGTGGTCGACGAGGCACACTGCATCTCCGACTGGGGACACGACTTCCGCCCCGACTACCGCCGCCTGCGGACCATGCTCACCGACCTGCCCGCGGGCGTGCCGGTGCTGGCCACCACCGCGACGGCCAACGCGCGCGTGACGGCCGACGTGGCCGAGCAGCTCGGCACCGGCGGCGGCGAGGCCCTGGTGCTGCGCGGCCCGCTGGACCGCGAGAGCCTCAGCCTGAGCGTGCTGCAGCTGCCGGACGCCGCCCAGCGCCTCGCCTGGCTCGCCGATCATCTCGGCGACCTGCCGGGCTCGGGCATCATCTACACGCTCACCGTCGCGGCCGCCGAGGAGATCACCACCTTCCTGCGGCACCGGGGCCACACCGTCGCGTCGTACACCGGAAAGACCGAGAACGCCGAGCGGATGCAGGCCGAGGAGGACCTGCTCGCGAACAAGGTGAAGGCGCTGGTCGCCACCTCCGCGCTCGGCATGGGCTTCGACAAGCCGGACCTCGGCTTCGTGGTGCACCTCGGCTCGCCCTCGTCGCCGATCGCCTACTACCAGCAGGTCGGCCGCGCGGGCCGTGGCGTCGAGCATGCGGAGGTACTGCTGCTGCCGGGTCGTGAGGACGCGGCGATCTGGGAGTACTTCGCCTCACTCGCCTTCCCCTCCGAGGAGTTGGTGCGCCGCACGCTCGACGTGCTCGCGCACGCGCAGCGGCCGCTGTCGCTGCCCGCACTGGAGCCTCTCGTCGAGCTGCGCAGGTCACGGCTCGAGACGATGCTCAAGGTGTTGGACGTGGACGGCGCGGTCAAGCGTGTGAAGGGCGGCTGGATCGCCACGGGACAGCCCTGGACGTACGACACCGAGCGCTACGCCTGGGTGGCCAGGCAGCGCGAGACCGAGCAGCAGGCGATGCGTGAGTACGCCGCCACCACGGGCTGCCGCATGGAGTTCCTGCAGCGCCAGTTGGACGACGAGGGGGCGTCCCCCTGCGGCCGCTGCGACAACTGCAAGGGCGCCCGCTTCACCGTCGAGGTGTCCGCCGGATCGCTCGACGCGGCCCGCGACGACCTGGGCCGCGCCGGCGTCGAGGTGGAGCCCCGCAAGATGTGGCCGACCGGCCTCCCCACGATCGGCGTCGACCTCAAGGGCCGTATCCCGCAAGGCGAACAGGCTCTGCCGGGGCGGGCTCTCGGCAGGCTCTCCGACATCGGCTGGGGCAACCGCCTGCGCCCCATGCTCGCCCCGCAGACGCCGGACGGCCCGGTCCCCGACGACGTGGTGAAGGCGGTCGTGGAAGTCCTGGCCGACTGGGCGAAGGGCCCCGGCGGCTGGGCCTCCGGCGACCCGGAGGCCCTGGCCCGGCCGGCGGGTGTGGTGACCATGGCCTCGCGCACCAGGCCCCAGTTGATCGGGACTCTGGGGACGCGCATCGCGGAGATCGGCCGCATGCCGCTGCTCGGTTCGCTCGCGTACGCCGCCACGGAGGACGGGGAGATCCTGCCGCACCGCTCCAACAGCGCCCAGCGGCTGCGCGCCCTGCACGGAGCGCTCGTCGTGCCGCAGGACGTGGCCGAGGCGGTGCGGGCGGCGCAGGGCCCCGTCCTCCTCGTGGACGATCTCAGCGAGACCGGCTGGACCGTGGCGGTGGCGGCGCGACTGCTGCGCAAGGCGGGCGCCGAGGGGGTGTTGCCGCTGGTCCTCGCCGTGCAGGGGTGA
- a CDS encoding ribonuclease HII: MPYEAPTHTVERSIRATTGAKIVAGVDEVGRGAWAGPVTVCAAITGLRRPPEGLTDSKLLTIKRRNELAELLVGWVTAHALGHASPEEIDGLGMTAALRLAAVRALEALPARPDAVILDGKHDYLGAPWRVRTVIKGDQSCVAVAAASVIAKVERDAMMAELDAEHAEFAFSANAGYPSPVHQAALAERGPTPHHRLSWSYLDGLPQWRHLKKTRVPVLGGAVPEIEGQLGFDF, from the coding sequence ATGCCGTACGAAGCACCCACTCACACCGTCGAGCGCTCGATCCGCGCCACCACCGGAGCGAAGATCGTCGCCGGTGTCGACGAGGTCGGGCGGGGCGCCTGGGCCGGCCCCGTCACGGTCTGCGCCGCGATCACCGGACTGCGCCGCCCGCCCGAGGGCCTCACCGACTCCAAGCTGCTCACGATCAAGCGCCGCAACGAGCTGGCCGAGCTGCTTGTCGGCTGGGTCACCGCTCATGCGCTCGGTCATGCCTCCCCGGAGGAGATCGACGGCCTCGGCATGACGGCCGCGCTGCGGCTCGCCGCGGTCCGCGCCCTCGAGGCCCTGCCGGCGCGTCCGGACGCGGTGATCCTCGACGGCAAGCACGACTACCTCGGCGCCCCCTGGCGGGTGCGTACGGTCATCAAGGGCGACCAGTCCTGCGTGGCCGTCGCCGCCGCCTCGGTGATCGCCAAGGTCGAGCGCGATGCGATGATGGCCGAACTGGACGCCGAGCATGCCGAGTTCGCCTTCTCGGCCAACGCGGGTTACCCCTCGCCGGTCCACCAGGCGGCTCTGGCCGAGCGCGGTCCCACCCCGCACCACCGGCTTTCCTGGTCCTACCTGGACGGCCTGCCCCAGTGGCGTCACCTGAAGAAGACCCGGGTTCCCGTGCTCGGTGGCGCCGTTCCGGAAATTGAGGGGCAACTCGGCTTCGATTTCTGA
- a CDS encoding histidine phosphatase family protein, with protein MARPRRIVLVRHGESEGNADDTVYEREPDHALRLTETGRRQAERTGGWLRDLFDQEQVSVYVSPYRRTLETLRAFHLDPARIRIREEPRLREQDWGNWQDRDDVRLQKAYRDAYGHFFYRFAQGESGADVYDRVGAFLESLYRSFEAPDHPENVLLVTHGLTMRLFCMRWFHWSVAEFEALTNPGNAETRVLLLGDDGRYTLDRPFERWREPETYDSERW; from the coding sequence ATGGCACGTCCTCGGCGCATCGTCCTTGTCCGGCACGGCGAGTCCGAGGGGAATGCCGACGACACGGTGTACGAGCGCGAACCCGACCACGCGCTCAGACTCACCGAGACCGGACGGCGGCAGGCCGAGCGGACAGGGGGGTGGTTGCGGGACCTTTTCGACCAGGAGCAGGTCAGCGTGTACGTCTCGCCGTACCGCCGGACTCTGGAGACGCTGCGCGCCTTCCACCTCGACCCCGCGCGGATCCGGATCAGGGAGGAGCCGCGGCTGCGCGAGCAGGACTGGGGGAACTGGCAGGACCGGGACGACGTACGGCTGCAGAAGGCCTATCGGGATGCGTACGGGCACTTCTTCTACCGCTTCGCGCAGGGCGAGTCGGGGGCGGATGTGTACGACCGGGTGGGGGCGTTCCTGGAGAGCCTCTACCGCAGCTTCGAGGCGCCCGACCACCCGGAGAACGTCCTGCTTGTCACCCATGGGCTGACGATGCGGTTGTTCTGCATGCGGTGGTTCCACTGGTCGGTCGCGGAATTCGAGGCGCTCACCAACCCGGGCAACGCCGAGACGCGGGTGCTGCTGCTCGGCGACGACGGCCGGTACACGCTCGACCGGCCCTTCGAGCGCTGGCGGGAGCCGGAGACGTACGACAGTGAGCGGTGGTGA
- a CDS encoding MFS transporter yields the protein MTTSQLTQDPKPGPKPGAARREGRPGIALAVIAACQLMVVLDATIVNIALPDIQNKLNFSTTDLTWVVSAYTLTFGGLLLLGGRAGDILGRRRVFLSGILLFTLASLLGGFAQEPWQLLVARALQGAGGAIASPTSLALITTTFPEGPERNRAFGVFAAVSAGGGAIGLLAGGMLTEWLDWRWVLFVNVPIGILIAVLTPMYISESERHPGRFDLLGALTSTAGMAALVYGFIRAAGEGWKDAVTVGSFGAAVVLLAAFVFIEMRAKDPITPLKMFADRNRSGTYVIMLSLAAAMFGMFFYIVLFVQNVLGDTPIEAGLKFLPVTVAIVFGAGLSQALLPKLGPKPFMVTGSSFVIVGLGWLTMIDSSSSYVGGVLGPMLLFGFGMGLNFVTLTLTAVSGVAQHEAGAASGLLNATQQVGGSLGLAILTTVFGTASRDEGKVQSADFMKKATPEQQAEFLKTHEFPKGSSWGREVLSEGISTGFIPAVAMAVVALITAILVIRVRKSDLEALSGKAGPGA from the coding sequence GTGACAACCTCTCAGTTAACTCAGGACCCGAAACCCGGGCCGAAGCCGGGCGCGGCCCGCCGGGAGGGACGACCCGGCATAGCCCTCGCCGTCATCGCGGCCTGCCAACTCATGGTGGTCCTCGACGCGACGATTGTGAACATCGCACTCCCGGACATCCAGAACAAGCTCAACTTCTCGACGACGGACCTGACTTGGGTCGTGAGCGCCTACACGCTCACCTTCGGCGGCCTGCTGCTCCTCGGTGGCCGCGCGGGCGACATCCTCGGTCGCCGCCGGGTCTTCCTGTCCGGAATCCTGCTCTTCACTCTCGCCTCCTTGCTGGGCGGATTCGCCCAGGAACCCTGGCAGTTGCTGGTGGCCCGCGCCTTGCAGGGCGCAGGAGGCGCGATCGCGTCGCCGACCTCACTGGCCCTCATCACCACGACTTTCCCCGAAGGCCCCGAGCGGAACCGGGCCTTCGGCGTGTTCGCCGCGGTCTCGGCAGGCGGCGGTGCGATCGGGCTACTGGCGGGCGGCATGCTCACCGAGTGGCTCGACTGGCGCTGGGTCCTCTTCGTCAACGTACCCATCGGCATTCTCATCGCGGTACTCACGCCGATGTACATCAGCGAGTCGGAGCGCCACCCGGGCCGGTTCGACCTGCTGGGCGCGCTGACCTCGACGGCCGGCATGGCCGCGCTCGTCTACGGCTTCATCCGCGCGGCGGGCGAAGGCTGGAAGGACGCCGTGACGGTGGGGTCGTTCGGCGCGGCGGTGGTGCTGCTCGCGGCGTTCGTGTTCATCGAGATGCGGGCCAAGGATCCCATCACGCCGCTCAAGATGTTCGCCGACCGCAATCGCTCCGGCACGTACGTGATCATGCTGAGCCTCGCCGCGGCGATGTTCGGGATGTTCTTCTACATCGTGCTGTTCGTGCAGAACGTGCTCGGTGACACCCCGATCGAGGCAGGCCTGAAGTTCCTGCCGGTGACCGTGGCGATCGTGTTCGGCGCGGGGCTCTCACAGGCCCTGCTGCCGAAGCTCGGCCCGAAGCCGTTCATGGTCACCGGCTCCTCGTTCGTCATCGTGGGCCTCGGCTGGCTGACGATGATCGATTCGAGCAGTTCGTACGTGGGTGGAGTGCTCGGCCCGATGCTGCTGTTCGGCTTCGGAATGGGCCTCAACTTCGTGACGTTGACACTCACCGCGGTCTCCGGGGTCGCCCAGCACGAGGCCGGCGCGGCCTCCGGGCTGCTCAACGCGACGCAGCAGGTGGGCGGTTCGCTCGGCCTCGCCATCCTGACGACCGTGTTCGGCACGGCCAGCAGGGACGAGGGCAAGGTCCAGTCGGCCGACTTCATGAAGAAGGCGACGCCGGAACAGCAGGCCGAGTTCCTCAAGACCCATGAGTTCCCCAAGGGTTCCTCGTGGGGCCGCGAGGTGCTCTCCGAGGGAATCTCGACCGGGTTCATCCCGGCGGTCGCCATGGCCGTGGTCGCGCTGATCACCGCGATCCTGGTGATCAGGGTCCGCAAGAGCGACCTGGAGGCGCTCAGCGGGAAGGCCGGGCCGGGAGCCTGA
- a CDS encoding ADP-ribosylglycohydrolase family protein gives MIADSSSERFERAWAALQGLAVGDALGSQFFVPENYPLLKRREVPDGSWQWTDDTEMACSVLAVLAAHGRIDQDALAQSFAIHHDFDRGYGPAVNRLLRLVREGGDWRELAAALFKGQGSWGNGAAMRIAPLGAWYADDPEQATHQAEISAYPTHQHREGVVGAMAVAAAAALAADPAGPPTPTALLDGVIALVPRSAVGAGLRRARDMLDYSDASTVAAVLGCGRRTTAHDTVPFALWSAARGLGNFERAFWTTAQVGGDVDTTCAIVGGVVASRATGAPPADWLQRTEGLPEWVPAPAA, from the coding sequence ATGATCGCTGACTCCTCTTCCGAGCGCTTCGAGCGCGCATGGGCTGCCCTGCAAGGGCTGGCGGTGGGAGATGCCCTCGGCTCCCAATTTTTCGTCCCCGAGAACTATCCGCTGCTGAAGCGGCGCGAGGTGCCCGACGGTTCCTGGCAGTGGACCGACGACACCGAGATGGCCTGCTCCGTCCTGGCCGTCCTCGCCGCGCACGGCCGCATCGACCAGGACGCGCTCGCGCAGTCCTTCGCGATCCACCACGATTTCGACCGCGGCTACGGCCCGGCCGTCAACCGGCTGCTGCGCCTGGTCAGGGAGGGCGGCGACTGGCGCGAGCTCGCCGCCGCGCTGTTCAAGGGGCAGGGCTCCTGGGGCAATGGCGCGGCCATGCGGATCGCGCCCCTCGGTGCCTGGTACGCGGACGACCCCGAGCAGGCCACCCACCAGGCCGAGATCTCCGCGTATCCGACGCACCAGCACCGCGAAGGCGTCGTCGGCGCCATGGCGGTGGCCGCGGCCGCCGCCCTCGCGGCCGATCCGGCGGGGCCGCCCACGCCGACGGCGCTGCTCGACGGGGTGATCGCGCTGGTGCCGCGCAGCGCGGTGGGTGCGGGGCTGCGCCGGGCCAGGGACATGCTCGACTACAGCGACGCCTCGACGGTCGCGGCTGTGCTCGGCTGCGGCCGCCGCACCACCGCGCACGACACCGTGCCGTTCGCCCTGTGGTCGGCGGCCCGGGGGCTCGGAAACTTCGAGCGGGCCTTCTGGACCACCGCTCAGGTGGGCGGGGACGTGGACACCACCTGCGCCATCGTGGGCGGAGTCGTGGCCTCCCGGGCGACCGGCGCACCGCCGGCGGACTGGCTGCAGCGCACCGAAGGGCTGCCGGAGTGGGTTCCGGCCCCGGCGGCCTGA
- a CDS encoding TetR/AcrR family transcriptional regulator: MVTSRWSAPAPAQPASPRRRGAVLERAILDAALEQLGTVGWNGLTMEGVAAGAQTGKAAVYRRWPSKEDLVADALRAGLPQVDDVPDNGSIREDLLQLCLRMREAWFTRAGFAVRSVLHECDTVTAERFHGLIFDGVVQPSIRQIREVVIRGTERGEVRSGAESDFVCEVIPAMMMYRSKVYGSEWPADDIVEMIDELMVPLLRPGTG, from the coding sequence ATGGTTACTTCGCGCTGGTCGGCGCCTGCTCCCGCTCAGCCGGCGTCCCCCCGCCGCCGCGGTGCCGTACTGGAACGCGCCATTCTCGACGCCGCCCTGGAACAGCTCGGCACCGTCGGCTGGAACGGCCTCACGATGGAGGGCGTGGCTGCCGGCGCGCAGACCGGCAAGGCCGCCGTGTACCGCCGCTGGCCCTCGAAGGAGGACCTTGTCGCGGACGCGCTGCGGGCCGGCCTGCCCCAGGTCGACGACGTGCCGGACAACGGCAGCATCCGGGAGGACCTGCTCCAGTTGTGTCTGCGGATGCGGGAGGCGTGGTTCACGCGTGCCGGCTTTGCGGTCCGCTCGGTTCTTCACGAGTGCGACACCGTCACGGCCGAGCGCTTCCATGGGCTGATCTTCGACGGTGTCGTACAGCCCTCGATCCGTCAGATCCGGGAGGTCGTCATCCGTGGCACGGAGCGCGGAGAGGTGCGTTCCGGTGCCGAGAGCGACTTCGTGTGCGAGGTCATTCCGGCGATGATGATGTACCGCTCGAAGGTGTACGGCAGCGAATGGCCGGCGGACGACATCGTCGAGATGATCGACGAACTGATGGTGCCGCTGCTGCGGCCGGGGACCGGGTGA